A window of the candidate division KSB1 bacterium genome harbors these coding sequences:
- a CDS encoding bifunctional 4-hydroxy-2-oxoglutarate aldolase/2-dehydro-3-deoxy-phosphogluconate aldolase — translation MHKSQQAFQRLKQHRLIALLTARSAAECVTAFETLDPLGIVLEVAFRSAAALDGLRAVLEKHPDALVLAGTVMTPRQAEQAIELGVAGVVSADYVPAVVQTCVERDVMVVPGGLGDVGKQLAQKAELYGCEFDQLKTMYPYQWVYKLFPAVAGNTLYVELAKAWKGPFSGLTVVYTGGVSFQNLPKIAALDPEGIFCGSALTKDIATPLLMQEEAKRWQAIVRETCKV, via the coding sequence ATGCACAAGTCCCAGCAAGCATTTCAGCGGCTTAAGCAGCACCGCCTCATCGCCCTTCTGACAGCGCGCTCTGCTGCCGAGTGCGTGACAGCATTTGAGACACTGGACCCACTCGGCATAGTGCTGGAAGTGGCCTTTCGCTCGGCTGCCGCCCTGGATGGGTTGCGCGCCGTGCTGGAGAAGCATCCCGATGCCTTGGTTCTGGCCGGCACGGTGATGACGCCGCGCCAAGCTGAGCAGGCCATTGAGCTGGGTGTGGCCGGCGTCGTCTCGGCTGACTATGTGCCGGCAGTGGTGCAGACCTGTGTGGAGCGTGACGTCATGGTCGTCCCAGGTGGCCTGGGCGACGTGGGAAAACAGCTGGCGCAGAAGGCAGAGCTTTATGGCTGCGAGTTTGACCAGCTCAAGACCATGTATCCCTACCAGTGGGTCTACAAGCTCTTCCCGGCGGTGGCAGGAAACACGCTGTACGTGGAGCTGGCCAAGGCCTGGAAGGGGCCGTTCAGTGGCCTGACCGTGGTCTACACCGGCGGTGTTAGCTTCCAGAACTTGCCCAAAATCGCGGCCCTGGACCCCGAGGGCATCTTTTGCGGGTCAGCTCTGACCAAGGACATTGCCACCCCTTTGCTCATGCAGGAAGAGGCCAAGCGCTGGCAGGCCATAGTGCGAGAGACCTGCAAAGTTTGA
- a CDS encoding membrane dipeptidase: protein MARKRSKVSRTVVLWLLAGPAAVVAQALEGVVLDRTSGAPIDSVQVTIQQQPSGRRDSTQTDAEGRWRYALGPSQVEEHIAPPTGFSVSPFYPNPFSGSTRLTLSLTNPGPVHVGIYDMLGRLVEERVLTLPAGGSAIAWEAHGSAGVYLVRVQVEGRVMTQKVVQLHSGHGRGLMACLPANGNPPAKLPKVSKDETVLTFSKFAYVPDTLILEETTATPLVTYLETVHAHAVVADLHNDVLYKIAEEGPYYLGELHSYNHTDIPRLLQGGVDVQVFAIWIDPERYPSNPFARAVEYVTLWRQEVADNSAHIAQVTNWTEINEVLASGRIAGILAVEGGHAIENSLAKLRALYESGVRCLTITWNNSTEWAISASDPRSTSVGLSPFGKQVISLMDSLGMVIDVSHAGEQTVRDILAVSRNPIIASHSGARALRDHLRNLRDEQILAIAASGGVIGVVFYPTFLVKTGQPADVNTVAHHIDYIARLAGVDHVAIGSDFDGIGRTPQGLEDCSRLPDLTWTLLRRGYTMADVEKILGGNFLRVFREVCGTGSIAGAP, encoded by the coding sequence ATGGCCAGGAAACGCTCCAAGGTCAGCAGAACGGTTGTTCTCTGGCTGCTCGCCGGGCCCGCGGCGGTGGTAGCCCAGGCCTTAGAAGGGGTGGTCCTCGATCGTACCTCGGGCGCGCCGATCGACAGTGTGCAAGTGACCATTCAACAGCAGCCTAGTGGGCGGCGCGACTCAACCCAGACCGACGCCGAGGGCAGGTGGCGCTACGCACTGGGCCCCAGCCAGGTTGAGGAGCACATCGCGCCACCGACTGGCTTTTCCGTCTCGCCTTTCTACCCCAACCCCTTCAGCGGCAGCACGCGACTGACCCTTTCTCTTACCAATCCTGGCCCGGTGCACGTCGGCATCTATGACATGTTGGGCCGCCTGGTGGAAGAGCGTGTGCTCACTCTGCCCGCCGGGGGCAGCGCCATCGCCTGGGAAGCACACGGCAGCGCGGGCGTCTACTTGGTTCGGGTCCAGGTCGAAGGCCGAGTGATGACCCAGAAGGTCGTGCAACTCCACTCAGGGCACGGCAGAGGATTGATGGCCTGTCTTCCCGCCAATGGGAACCCTCCAGCGAAGTTACCCAAGGTCAGCAAGGACGAGACAGTGTTGACCTTCAGCAAGTTCGCCTATGTGCCGGATACCCTCATTCTGGAAGAGACCACCGCGACTCCACTCGTCACCTATCTCGAGACGGTGCACGCCCACGCCGTCGTAGCGGACCTGCACAATGACGTCCTTTACAAGATCGCCGAGGAAGGGCCTTACTACCTGGGCGAGCTGCACAGCTACAACCACACGGACATCCCGCGCCTGTTGCAAGGGGGTGTGGACGTGCAGGTCTTCGCCATCTGGATCGATCCGGAACGATACCCGAGCAATCCATTTGCGAGGGCTGTGGAATATGTGACACTCTGGCGCCAGGAGGTTGCCGACAACTCCGCCCACATCGCACAGGTCACCAACTGGACGGAGATAAACGAGGTTTTGGCAAGCGGTCGGATAGCGGGAATATTGGCCGTGGAAGGCGGGCACGCCATAGAGAATTCGCTCGCCAAGCTGCGTGCGCTCTACGAGTCCGGCGTCCGGTGCCTGACCATAACCTGGAACAACAGCACGGAATGGGCCATTTCGGCTTCTGACCCACGCTCGACCTCCGTGGGCCTTTCCCCTTTCGGCAAACAGGTCATCTCCCTGATGGATTCGCTGGGGATGGTTATTGACGTCTCGCACGCGGGCGAGCAGACCGTGCGGGATATCTTGGCGGTGAGCCGGAATCCGATCATCGCCAGCCACTCAGGGGCACGGGCACTCCGTGACCACCTGCGCAACCTGCGCGACGAGCAGATTCTGGCCATCGCCGCCTCAGGGGGCGTCATCGGCGTCGTTTTTTACCCAACCTTCTTGGTGAAAACTGGTCAACCCGCCGATGTGAATACTGTGGCGCACCACATCGATTACATCGCCAGGCTGGCAGGAGTCGATCACGTGGCCATCGGCTCAGACTTTGACGGGATTGGCCGGACACCGCAGGGCCTGGAGGACTGCTCCCGCCTTCCGGATTTGACGTGGACACTGCTGCGCCGTGGCTACACGATGGCCGATGTCGAGAAAATCCTCGGGGGCAATTTCCTGCGCGTCTTCCGCGAGGTGTGTGGAACCGGCTCCATTGCCGGCGCGCCTTGA